The following coding sequences are from one Lycium ferocissimum isolate CSIRO_LF1 chromosome 3, AGI_CSIRO_Lferr_CH_V1, whole genome shotgun sequence window:
- the LOC132048822 gene encoding uncharacterized protein LOC132048822, protein MVLLKPDEDLLNCNGRCNDLVVSWLTDSLSKDLARSVESSEYAKDVWSELEERYGKADAARVFELKKDLAHIAQGAVDIASYFNKIKQHWDEIDALSITRVNSCTCGAKSEYQKDKICKISTVYSILLSDEKQRQVSIIPQFSSTSTSFNVGTSSGTPRQSFPSKVNFDNQKPGLFCKYCKRTNHTIEKCYRLHEYPFDFKFTKGSGNKNKNATHDTLEHPYPCSTSNLVSNPIVSQPQH, encoded by the exons atggTACTTCTAAAACCCGATGAAGATCTCCTTAACTGCAATGGTAGGTGTAATGACCTAGTCGTGTCCTGGTTGACCGATTCACTTTCTAAAGACCTAGCTCGTAGTGTAGAATCTTCTGAATATGCTAAGGACGTTTGGAGTGAATTGGAGGAGAGATATGGAAAGGCAGATGCTGCTAGAGTGTTTGAACTAAAGAAGGACTTAGCCCACATAGCCCAAGGTGCTGTTGACATAGCTTCATAttttaacaaaatcaaacaacACTGGGATGAAATTGATGCACTTTCCATAACTCGTGTCAATTCTTGCACTTGTGGGGCTAAGTCTGAATACCAAAAGGATAAAATATGCAAAA TCAGCACTGTTTATAGCATATTATTGTCTGATGAGAAACAGAGGCAAGTTTCCATTATACCTCAATTTTCATCCACTTCTACATCTTTCAATGTTGGAACTTCTAGTGGGACTCCTAGGCAGTCATTTCCCTCAAAAGTGAATTTTGATAATCAAAAACCTGGGTTGTTTTGCAAGTATTGTAAGAGGACAAATCACACCATTGAGAAATGCTATAGACTACATGAGTATCCATTTGATTTTAAGTTTACAAAGGGTTCAGGCAATAAGAATAAGAATGCTACTCATGATACACTTGAGCATCCTTATCCCTGCTCAACCTCTAATTTGGTTTCTAATCCTATTGTTTCACAACCTCAACACTAA